A stretch of Cynocephalus volans isolate mCynVol1 chromosome 9, mCynVol1.pri, whole genome shotgun sequence DNA encodes these proteins:
- the DMP1 gene encoding dentin matrix acidic phosphoprotein 1 isoform X2: MRTSMLLVFFWGLSCALPVTRYQNTASESSEEWKGPLAQAPTPPKANEGPRDSIKSEEGLDSDDRQHVYRPASGLSRSPGKEGDYRDDDEDDSGDDTFGDDDNGPGPQERQDGGHSRFSRDEDSADTTQSREDSAPRGEERVQDDTNESRDLDNEDERDSRLEGGDSAQESESEEQWVGGGSEGENSHGDGSEFHDDEMRSDDPDSVRSERRNSRSNSNAIQSNESKGHREPASTGGSDDSQSAGNPGRKSGGKSRLSEEDDRDELPDSNTVEEVQSESTENTGSKEAGPHLSREDRTESKEDSEESRSQEDRRDGEDPSSESSELHSSESQEEAVSESRGDNPDHTTSHPEGPKDRDSSEEDSLNSHSSSESESREEQADSESSESLGDSDESAESTEGESSSSQEGVQSRSVSAESRSDDSPSDEEEDSDSQDSSKSKEESNSTESKSSSEEDGQAHNLETESRKLTVDAYHNKPIGDQDDNDCQDGY; this comes from the exons ATGAGGACCAGCATGCTGCTTGTGTTCTTTTGGGGGTTATCCTGCGCTCTCCCAGTAA CCAGGTATCAAAATACTGCATCTGAAAGCTCTGAAGAATGGAAG GGTCCTTTGGCTCAAGCACCAACACCACCGAAG GCAAACGAAGGCCCCCGGGACAGCATCAAGTCAGAGGAAGGCCTGGACTCTGATGATCGCCAGCATGTTTATAGACCAGCTAGTGGCCTCTCTAGGAGTCCAGGAAAAGAAGGAGATTACagagatgatgatgaagatgacagTGGAGATGACACTTTTGGAGATGATGACAATGGCCCTGGGCCCCAAGAGAGACAAGATGGAGGGCACTCCAGATTCAGCAGGGATGAGGATTCTGCTGACACCACACAATCCAGGGAAGATAGTGCCCCACGAGGAGAAGAGCGTGTCCAAGATGACACTAATGAGAGCAGGGACCTTGACAATGAGGATGAAAGGGACAGCAGGCTCGAGGGAGGTGACTCCGCTCAAGAGAGCGAGAGCGAGGAGCAGTGggtgggtggtggcagtgagggGGAGAACAGCCACGGGGACGGCTCTGAGTTCCACGATGACGAGATGCGCAGTGATGATCCAGACAGCGTCAGGAGCGAGAGGCGCAACTCCAGGAGCAACAGCAACGCCATCCAATCCAACGAGTCAAAAGGGCACCGTGAGCCAGCAAGCACCGGGGGTTCAGATGACAGCCAATCAGCGGGGAATCCCGGGAGAAAATCTGGGGGGAAGTCCCGCCTCTCTGAGGAGGATGATAGAGATGAGCTTCCGGATAGCAACACCGTGGAGGAAGTCCAGAGCGAGTCCACGGAAAACACCGGCTCCAAAGAAGCCGGCCCTCACCTATCCAGGGAGGACAGGACTGAGTCGAAGGAAGACAGCGAGGAGAGCCGGTCCCAGGAGGACCGCCGGGATGGGGAGGACCCCAGCAGCGAGTCTAGTGAATTGCACAGCAGTGAGTCTCAGGAGGAGGCGGTGAGTGAGTCCAGGGGCGACAACCCCGATCACACCACCAGCCACCCGGAAGGCCCGAAAGACAGGGACTCCAGCGAGGAGGACAGCCTGAATTCACACTCCAGTTCCGAAAGCGAATCCAGGGAGGAGCAAGCGGACAGTGAATCCAGCGAGAGCCTCGGTGACTCAGACGAAAGCGCTGAGTCCACAGAGGGTGAGAGCAGTTCCAGCCAGGAGGGCGTCCAGTCTCGCAGCGTCTCAGCAGAGAGCCGGAGCGACGACAGCCCGTCTGATGAAGAGGAGGACAGCGACTCTCAGGACAGCAGCAAATCGAAAGAAGAGAGCAACTCTACTGAGAGCAAATCCAGTAGTGAGGAAGATGGCCAGGCACACAACcttgagacagaaagcagaaaattAACCGTTGATGCTTATCACAACAAACCCATTGGAGATCAAGATGACAATGACTGCCAAGATGGCTATTAG
- the DMP1 gene encoding dentin matrix acidic phosphoprotein 1 isoform X1: MRTSMLLVFFWGLSCALPVTRYQNTASESSEEWKGPLAQAPTPPKKSSESSEETEVSSEEQANEGPRDSIKSEEGLDSDDRQHVYRPASGLSRSPGKEGDYRDDDEDDSGDDTFGDDDNGPGPQERQDGGHSRFSRDEDSADTTQSREDSAPRGEERVQDDTNESRDLDNEDERDSRLEGGDSAQESESEEQWVGGGSEGENSHGDGSEFHDDEMRSDDPDSVRSERRNSRSNSNAIQSNESKGHREPASTGGSDDSQSAGNPGRKSGGKSRLSEEDDRDELPDSNTVEEVQSESTENTGSKEAGPHLSREDRTESKEDSEESRSQEDRRDGEDPSSESSELHSSESQEEAVSESRGDNPDHTTSHPEGPKDRDSSEEDSLNSHSSSESESREEQADSESSESLGDSDESAESTEGESSSSQEGVQSRSVSAESRSDDSPSDEEEDSDSQDSSKSKEESNSTESKSSSEEDGQAHNLETESRKLTVDAYHNKPIGDQDDNDCQDGY; encoded by the exons ATGAGGACCAGCATGCTGCTTGTGTTCTTTTGGGGGTTATCCTGCGCTCTCCCAGTAA CCAGGTATCAAAATACTGCATCTGAAAGCTCTGAAGAATGGAAG GGTCCTTTGGCTCAAGCACCAACACCACCGAAG aagagCAGTGAGTCATCAGAAGAAACTGAAGTTAGCTCAGAGGAACAG GCAAACGAAGGCCCCCGGGACAGCATCAAGTCAGAGGAAGGCCTGGACTCTGATGATCGCCAGCATGTTTATAGACCAGCTAGTGGCCTCTCTAGGAGTCCAGGAAAAGAAGGAGATTACagagatgatgatgaagatgacagTGGAGATGACACTTTTGGAGATGATGACAATGGCCCTGGGCCCCAAGAGAGACAAGATGGAGGGCACTCCAGATTCAGCAGGGATGAGGATTCTGCTGACACCACACAATCCAGGGAAGATAGTGCCCCACGAGGAGAAGAGCGTGTCCAAGATGACACTAATGAGAGCAGGGACCTTGACAATGAGGATGAAAGGGACAGCAGGCTCGAGGGAGGTGACTCCGCTCAAGAGAGCGAGAGCGAGGAGCAGTGggtgggtggtggcagtgagggGGAGAACAGCCACGGGGACGGCTCTGAGTTCCACGATGACGAGATGCGCAGTGATGATCCAGACAGCGTCAGGAGCGAGAGGCGCAACTCCAGGAGCAACAGCAACGCCATCCAATCCAACGAGTCAAAAGGGCACCGTGAGCCAGCAAGCACCGGGGGTTCAGATGACAGCCAATCAGCGGGGAATCCCGGGAGAAAATCTGGGGGGAAGTCCCGCCTCTCTGAGGAGGATGATAGAGATGAGCTTCCGGATAGCAACACCGTGGAGGAAGTCCAGAGCGAGTCCACGGAAAACACCGGCTCCAAAGAAGCCGGCCCTCACCTATCCAGGGAGGACAGGACTGAGTCGAAGGAAGACAGCGAGGAGAGCCGGTCCCAGGAGGACCGCCGGGATGGGGAGGACCCCAGCAGCGAGTCTAGTGAATTGCACAGCAGTGAGTCTCAGGAGGAGGCGGTGAGTGAGTCCAGGGGCGACAACCCCGATCACACCACCAGCCACCCGGAAGGCCCGAAAGACAGGGACTCCAGCGAGGAGGACAGCCTGAATTCACACTCCAGTTCCGAAAGCGAATCCAGGGAGGAGCAAGCGGACAGTGAATCCAGCGAGAGCCTCGGTGACTCAGACGAAAGCGCTGAGTCCACAGAGGGTGAGAGCAGTTCCAGCCAGGAGGGCGTCCAGTCTCGCAGCGTCTCAGCAGAGAGCCGGAGCGACGACAGCCCGTCTGATGAAGAGGAGGACAGCGACTCTCAGGACAGCAGCAAATCGAAAGAAGAGAGCAACTCTACTGAGAGCAAATCCAGTAGTGAGGAAGATGGCCAGGCACACAACcttgagacagaaagcagaaaattAACCGTTGATGCTTATCACAACAAACCCATTGGAGATCAAGATGACAATGACTGCCAAGATGGCTATTAG